In Oleiharenicola lentus, the following are encoded in one genomic region:
- a CDS encoding ABC-F family ATP-binding cassette domain-containing protein: MLTLANVAKSYGTRELFSEVSLFVARTDRFGLVGPNGAGKSTLFNLILGEEQPDEGTIEWERGADFGFLPQESAPVGDESILHIATSGKKLEPENDDDYDIDWTLEPRAKKILAGLGFREDDYLKQAKSFSGGWVMRAHLARLLVSEPALLMLDEPTNHLDLEALLWFQDYLTRYPGGLVIISHDREFLNVLCNGILELKSGTLNKYTGNYDDYLNEKDARKEQQAALFKNQQREIAHLQKFVDRFGAKASMASRAKSKEKQIERLKDVAVEEPWEDLKKINFRFPQPPRSGLKVMNLKNVHQAYGDHVVYQDLNFEVERGQKIVLVGPNGAGKSTLLKILADVIPIQGGTRELGSNVYPGYFAQNRGDNVKLDLTVLENVMELRTNENQLTEQQARAVLGGFLFRKDDVFKKASVLSGGEKSRLALARLLVNPPNLLLMDEPTTHLDIPSIDALVNALKSYEGTLIFISHDVYFIRTLAQSVLHVHSGRLTPYAGNYDYYLEKSKAANARAALTAGFTDARPKQAAAAPAPKPQPAAAKPSPADLKKLRTEVSALEKKVSELEAKQNEITAALEAPETYADKGKFHHLNKELSSIVDQLTHASAEWEKAATKLSELEKA, from the coding sequence ATGCTGACCCTTGCCAACGTCGCCAAGTCCTACGGCACCCGTGAACTCTTCTCGGAGGTGTCACTGTTTGTGGCGCGCACGGACCGTTTCGGCCTCGTGGGTCCCAACGGCGCGGGCAAGTCCACCCTCTTCAACCTCATCCTCGGCGAGGAGCAGCCCGACGAGGGCACGATCGAATGGGAGCGCGGCGCGGACTTCGGCTTCCTCCCGCAGGAAAGCGCGCCGGTCGGCGACGAGTCCATCCTCCACATCGCCACCAGCGGCAAGAAGCTCGAGCCCGAGAACGACGACGATTACGACATCGACTGGACGCTCGAGCCGCGCGCCAAGAAGATCCTCGCCGGCCTCGGTTTCCGCGAGGACGACTACCTCAAGCAGGCCAAGTCCTTCTCCGGCGGCTGGGTCATGCGCGCCCACCTCGCCCGCCTGCTCGTGAGCGAGCCCGCTCTGCTCATGCTCGACGAGCCGACCAACCACCTCGATCTCGAGGCGCTGCTCTGGTTCCAGGACTATCTCACGCGCTACCCGGGCGGCCTCGTCATCATCTCGCACGACCGCGAGTTCCTCAACGTCCTCTGCAACGGCATCCTCGAACTCAAGAGCGGCACGCTCAACAAATACACGGGCAACTACGACGACTACCTGAACGAGAAGGACGCCCGCAAGGAGCAGCAGGCCGCGCTCTTCAAGAACCAGCAGCGTGAAATCGCCCACCTCCAGAAGTTCGTGGACCGCTTCGGCGCCAAGGCCTCGATGGCTTCGCGCGCCAAGTCCAAGGAGAAGCAGATCGAGCGCCTCAAGGACGTCGCCGTCGAGGAGCCCTGGGAGGACCTCAAGAAGATCAATTTCCGCTTTCCACAGCCGCCGCGTTCCGGCCTGAAGGTGATGAACCTCAAGAACGTCCATCAGGCCTACGGCGACCACGTCGTCTATCAGGACCTGAACTTCGAGGTCGAGCGCGGCCAGAAGATCGTGCTCGTCGGCCCCAACGGCGCCGGCAAGTCCACGCTCCTGAAAATCCTCGCCGACGTGATTCCCATCCAGGGCGGCACGCGCGAACTCGGCAGCAACGTTTATCCCGGCTACTTCGCGCAGAACCGCGGGGACAACGTGAAGCTCGACCTCACGGTCCTCGAGAACGTGATGGAGCTGCGCACGAACGAAAACCAGCTCACCGAGCAGCAGGCCCGCGCCGTGCTCGGCGGCTTCCTCTTCCGCAAGGACGACGTCTTCAAGAAAGCCTCCGTGCTCTCCGGTGGCGAGAAGTCGCGCCTCGCCCTCGCCCGCCTGCTCGTCAACCCGCCGAACCTGCTGCTGATGGACGAGCCGACGACCCACCTCGACATCCCGTCCATTGATGCACTGGTCAACGCCCTCAAGAGCTACGAGGGCACGCTGATCTTCATCAGCCACGACGTGTATTTCATCCGCACACTCGCGCAGAGCGTGCTGCATGTGCACAGCGGCCGGCTCACGCCCTACGCCGGCAACTACGATTACTACCTCGAAAAGTCCAAGGCCGCCAATGCCCGCGCCGCGCTGACCGCCGGCTTCACCGACGCCCGTCCGAAACAGGCCGCCGCCGCGCCTGCGCCCAAGCCCCAGCCTGCGGCCGCGAAACCCTCCCCCGCCGACTTGAAAAAGCTCCGCACCGAGGTGAGCGCGCTGGAGAAGAAAGTTTCCGAGCTCGAGGCCAAGCAAAACGAGATCACCGCCGCGCTCGAGGCGCCTGAGACCTATGCCGACAAGGGCAAGTTCCACCACCTGAACAAGGAGCTCAGCTCCATCGTGGACCAGCTGACCCACGCCTCCGCCGAGTGGGAGAAAGCTGCGACGAAACTGTCGGAGCTGGAGAAGGCTTAG
- a CDS encoding DNA alkylation repair protein, which produces MSSRSLPRLPAAPGTIETGSTLKTLLDREAIDCLAHNLARVHRTLNAKAFRREAREGIEPLAILARGQHLAKVLRRHLPARYEQAVAVLVRSLTPSLSETEGNGLAGFFYLPHVSFVATYGLDPAKNGGRDPFEASMRAQYEITRRFSAEFSIRPFLIKWPERTLARLREWTRDPDPHVRRLCSEGSRPRLPWAMRIPAFVQDPRPVLPILEALKDDSELYVRRSVANHVGDIAKDHPALAFELCERWAEGADENRKWLIRHAVRHPAKKGVKAALRLRKLAAAG; this is translated from the coding sequence ATGTCTTCCCGATCCCTACCCCGTTTGCCGGCCGCCCCCGGCACGATCGAAACCGGCAGCACGCTGAAGACCCTGCTCGACCGGGAGGCGATCGACTGCCTCGCGCACAATCTCGCGCGAGTGCACCGCACCCTGAATGCGAAGGCCTTCCGCCGGGAGGCGCGGGAGGGTATTGAGCCGCTGGCGATTCTCGCCCGCGGGCAACACTTGGCCAAGGTGTTGCGGCGGCATCTGCCGGCGCGCTACGAGCAGGCGGTGGCGGTGCTGGTGCGTTCGCTCACGCCGTCGCTGAGCGAGACCGAGGGCAACGGGCTGGCCGGATTCTTTTACCTGCCGCACGTCTCGTTTGTGGCGACCTACGGGCTCGACCCGGCGAAAAACGGCGGGCGCGATCCGTTCGAGGCATCGATGCGCGCGCAATACGAGATCACGCGCCGGTTTTCGGCGGAGTTTTCGATCCGGCCGTTCCTGATCAAGTGGCCGGAACGCACGCTGGCGCGGCTGAGGGAGTGGACCCGCGATCCCGATCCGCATGTGCGGCGGCTGTGCAGCGAGGGATCGCGGCCGCGCCTACCTTGGGCAATGCGGATTCCGGCCTTCGTGCAGGATCCGCGGCCGGTGCTGCCCATCTTGGAAGCGCTCAAGGACGATTCAGAACTCTACGTGCGCCGCAGCGTGGCGAATCATGTCGGTGACATCGCCAAGGATCATCCGGCGCTAGCGTTTGAGCTTTGCGAGCGCTGGGCCGAGGGTGCGGACGAGAACCGGAAATGGCTCATCCGGCACGCGGTGCGGCATCCCGCCAAGAAGGGCGTAAAAGCCGCGCTGCGGCTGCGGAAGCTGGCGGCGGCGGGGTAA
- a CDS encoding GNAT family N-acetyltransferase — protein MNLLDNIIWHALSGPQANVSTGTERARRFAPGFSPILGFANAAQPVFADLIPFCGPDEHFYCGGWSGPVQPGWRIEEEATMFRMVWAGEPPAKDDAPDAVLLGPNHSRPALELAMLTHPGPFGPRTIELGDYFGIFEGPRLVAMAGERLQAGSYREISGVCTDPEFQGRGLARRLMGKLIRRQLARGQTPILHVMRDNFAVQFYERLGFRKHCEPVVRVVSRT, from the coding sequence ATGAACCTCCTCGACAACATCATCTGGCACGCCTTGTCGGGGCCACAGGCGAATGTCTCCACCGGCACGGAGCGCGCCCGGCGTTTCGCCCCGGGGTTTTCGCCCATCCTCGGTTTCGCCAACGCCGCGCAGCCGGTGTTCGCCGACCTGATTCCTTTCTGCGGACCCGACGAACACTTCTATTGCGGCGGATGGTCCGGTCCCGTCCAACCGGGTTGGAGAATCGAGGAGGAAGCCACGATGTTTCGCATGGTTTGGGCCGGTGAGCCCCCGGCGAAGGATGATGCACCCGATGCCGTGCTGCTGGGTCCGAATCACTCGCGGCCCGCCCTGGAGCTGGCCATGCTCACCCACCCCGGCCCGTTCGGGCCGCGCACGATCGAGCTCGGCGACTATTTCGGCATTTTCGAGGGCCCGCGCCTGGTCGCCATGGCCGGCGAGCGCCTTCAAGCCGGCTCATATCGGGAGATCAGCGGTGTGTGCACCGATCCGGAGTTTCAGGGCCGCGGCCTCGCCCGCCGGCTCATGGGCAAGCTCATCCGCCGCCAGCTGGCCCGGGGCCAGACTCCGATTCTCCATGTGATGCGGGACAATTTTGCCGTCCAGTTCTACGAGCGCCTCGGTTTTCGCAAGCACTGCGAACCGGTCGTGCGCGTGGTGTCGCGAACCTGA
- a CDS encoding antibiotic biosynthesis monooxygenase family protein, producing the protein MSTPSAPARTPAPPYYAVIFTTRRTEGDRGYEAMAERMAALAATQPGYLGAESARGADGLGITVSYWRDEASIVAWKQNAAHQDAQRAGQQTWYADYQLRVAKVERAYGKP; encoded by the coding sequence ATGAGCACTCCGTCAGCCCCGGCCCGCACGCCTGCGCCGCCCTATTATGCCGTGATCTTCACCACCCGACGAACCGAAGGGGATCGCGGCTACGAGGCCATGGCCGAACGCATGGCCGCCCTCGCGGCCACCCAACCCGGTTACCTCGGCGCCGAAAGCGCCCGCGGAGCCGACGGTCTCGGCATCACCGTGTCCTACTGGCGTGACGAGGCCTCCATTGTCGCGTGGAAGCAAAATGCCGCGCATCAGGACGCCCAGCGCGCCGGACAGCAGACTTGGTATGCCGACTATCAGCTGCGCGTCGCCAAGGTGGAGCGCGCCTACGGCAAACCGTAG
- a CDS encoding class I SAM-dependent methyltransferase: protein MPTLVAPPSPLAQRTPGPAAPRPARASSTTLDLPAVSFFGRTLDEYCRFFGLDPAALRDKAVLDVAAGPSSFTAEARKRGVDAVAVDPLYDQSHADLSARVRDDYARMFEQMREKRRLFRFKSFPSLDAAEQDRRAAASRFLADYEGNVRHGRYVRASLPLLPFLDGAFDLVLCAHLLFIYAARFDFAWHVAACAELARVSSGEVRIHPLVGPGGKPYAELDRLRGELGALGIPSEVRKVNYEFFVGSSSMLVLKPRSP from the coding sequence ATGCCCACGCTCGTTGCACCTCCATCTCCACTAGCCCAAAGAACGCCCGGACCTGCCGCCCCTCGGCCGGCCCGGGCGAGCTCGACCACGCTGGACCTGCCGGCCGTGTCCTTCTTCGGGCGCACCCTCGACGAATACTGCCGGTTCTTCGGCCTCGACCCCGCCGCGCTCCGCGACAAGGCCGTGCTCGATGTCGCCGCCGGTCCCTCGTCCTTCACCGCCGAGGCGCGCAAACGCGGCGTGGACGCGGTCGCGGTGGACCCCCTCTACGACCAGTCGCATGCCGACCTGTCCGCGCGGGTACGCGACGACTACGCGCGCATGTTCGAGCAAATGCGGGAGAAGCGGCGGCTGTTCCGCTTCAAGAGCTTTCCCTCGCTCGATGCCGCTGAACAGGACCGGCGGGCCGCGGCGTCACGTTTCCTCGCCGATTACGAGGGCAATGTCCGGCACGGCCGCTACGTGCGCGCGTCGCTGCCGCTGTTGCCGTTTCTCGACGGCGCCTTCGACCTCGTGCTCTGCGCGCACCTGCTCTTCATCTATGCCGCGCGCTTCGACTTTGCCTGGCACGTCGCCGCCTGCGCCGAGCTCGCGCGCGTGAGCTCCGGCGAGGTGCGCATCCATCCGCTTGTCGGCCCCGGCGGCAAGCCCTATGCCGAACTCGACCGCCTGCGCGGCGAACTCGGCGCCCTCGGCATTCCCAGCGAGGTGCGCAAGGTGAACTACGAGTTCTTCGTGGGCAGCAGCTCCATGCTTGTCTTAAAGCCCCGTTCCCCATGA
- a CDS encoding ABC transporter permease → MNWNAIVTVYLKELKDSLRDRRTLISMIVVPTLLMPIIMFGAGLVMSKVVRKAQAEATALVIVGGADSPGIVAALKADPKFRVVEARADYKQMVSEKQIRLAVEIPPGFEASLKSGEPQAVTLYHYQGEMKSGMGVGEVDRFFRDLREKTVEARLAERGLSKDFVHPFEIKRENVAPPAKVGGNIIGGIVPYMIIILCFTGAMYPAIDLTAGEKERGTMETLLCSPVHRVNIVLGKFLMVMTASVATMALTLVSTSASLLFAGSFFAGRGMGGGGGGGGGFIPTIDPAGILGVFALIAPVAVLFAALLLTISLFAKSYKEAQSYVSPLIIVVLMPAMMGMMPGIELGPKTALIPILNICLACKEMLSGVWNWGYLALIFGSTAVIAAVGIGLCVRMFNREDVIFRA, encoded by the coding sequence ATGAACTGGAACGCCATCGTCACCGTTTATCTCAAGGAGCTGAAGGATTCGCTGCGCGACCGCCGCACGCTCATTTCGATGATCGTCGTGCCCACGCTGCTCATGCCCATCATCATGTTTGGCGCGGGCCTGGTGATGTCGAAGGTTGTCCGCAAAGCCCAGGCCGAGGCCACGGCGCTGGTTATCGTGGGTGGCGCTGATTCGCCCGGCATCGTCGCCGCGCTCAAGGCGGATCCGAAGTTCCGGGTCGTCGAGGCGCGCGCCGACTACAAGCAGATGGTGTCGGAAAAGCAGATTCGTCTCGCCGTCGAGATTCCGCCGGGTTTCGAGGCGTCGCTGAAATCCGGTGAACCGCAGGCCGTCACGCTCTACCACTATCAGGGGGAGATGAAGTCCGGCATGGGTGTCGGCGAGGTGGACCGCTTTTTCCGCGACCTGCGCGAGAAGACTGTCGAGGCCCGTCTCGCGGAGCGAGGTCTCTCCAAGGACTTCGTGCATCCCTTCGAGATCAAGCGCGAGAACGTGGCCCCGCCCGCCAAGGTCGGCGGCAACATCATCGGTGGCATCGTGCCCTACATGATCATCATCCTCTGTTTCACGGGCGCGATGTATCCGGCCATCGACCTGACGGCTGGTGAAAAGGAACGCGGCACGATGGAGACGCTGCTCTGCAGCCCGGTGCACCGGGTGAACATCGTGCTCGGCAAGTTCCTCATGGTCATGACGGCATCGGTCGCGACCATGGCGCTCACGCTGGTCTCCACCTCGGCGAGCCTCCTGTTCGCGGGCAGTTTCTTCGCCGGACGAGGCATGGGCGGGGGAGGCGGCGGGGGTGGCGGTTTCATTCCCACCATAGACCCGGCCGGCATCCTGGGGGTTTTTGCGCTCATCGCCCCGGTGGCCGTGCTCTTCGCGGCGCTGCTGCTCACGATCTCGCTCTTCGCCAAGAGCTACAAGGAGGCACAGAGCTACGTCTCGCCGTTGATCATCGTCGTGCTCATGCCGGCGATGATGGGGATGATGCCCGGCATCGAACTCGGGCCGAAGACCGCATTGATCCCGATCCTCAACATCTGCCTGGCGTGCAAAGAAATGCTCTCCGGCGTCTGGAACTGGGGCTACTTGGCATTGATCTTCGGTTCCACCGCCGTGATCGCAGCCGTCGGCATCGGCCTGTGCGTGCGGATGTTCAACCGCGAGGACGTGATCTTCCGTGCCTGA
- a CDS encoding ATP-binding cassette domain-containing protein: MIEARQLTKTFKDKKRGLITAVGDVSFTCQPGRIYGLLGANGAGKTTTLRMLATLLKPTSGACTVAGHDTATAPEKVRANVGFLAASTALYGRLSAREMIAYFGRLNGMDEPAIVARIRVLADELGMHDFLDRRCDKFSTGMKQKTSIARTLIHDPAVMIFDEPTLGLDVMTARAIVKFVRQCRDRGKTVIYSTHVMSVVEKLCDTIGIIHGGKLVAEGTLAELQTRFGERDMEEIFVQAVGGEAALAAALKD; this comes from the coding sequence ATGATCGAAGCCCGCCAACTCACCAAGACCTTCAAGGACAAGAAGCGCGGCCTGATCACGGCCGTGGGCGACGTGTCCTTCACCTGCCAACCCGGCCGGATCTACGGCCTGCTCGGCGCCAACGGCGCGGGCAAGACTACGACCCTGCGCATGCTGGCGACGTTGCTGAAGCCCACCAGCGGCGCCTGCACGGTGGCCGGCCACGACACCGCCACTGCGCCCGAGAAGGTTCGCGCCAACGTCGGATTTCTCGCGGCCAGCACGGCGCTCTACGGCCGGCTCTCGGCCCGCGAGATGATCGCCTATTTCGGCCGCCTCAACGGCATGGATGAGCCGGCCATCGTCGCGCGCATCCGGGTGCTGGCCGACGAGCTCGGCATGCATGATTTCCTCGACCGGCGCTGCGACAAGTTTTCCACCGGCATGAAGCAGAAGACCTCGATCGCCCGCACGCTCATCCATGACCCGGCGGTGATGATCTTCGACGAACCCACGCTGGGGCTCGATGTCATGACGGCGCGTGCGATCGTGAAGTTCGTGCGCCAGTGCCGCGATCGCGGCAAGACGGTCATCTACTCGACGCATGTGATGAGCGTGGTGGAGAAGCTTTGCGACACCATCGGCATCATCCATGGGGGAAAACTCGTGGCCGAAGGCACGCTGGCGGAGCTGCAGACGCGGTTCGGCGAGCGCGACATGGAGGAAATTTTCGTGCAGGCCGTCGGCGGCGAGGCGGCTCTGGCCGCCGCACTCAAGGACTGA
- a CDS encoding LytR/AlgR family response regulator transcription factor, whose translation MKALLIDDERLARNELRRLLAAHPDIEIVGEAVDVDDAAQKVAELKPGLLFLDVQMPGADGFSLLERLEPPLPAVIFTTAYDEFAVKAFEFNALDYLLKPVDPNRLIAALERLRAREAAPAGSASPLSVSRLTLEDKVFVREGDRCWFVPVKSIRLLESEGNYTRLHFDDNKPQLFRSLTAMEERLDPRNFFRANRKQVINLTWVEGIEPWFSGGLLVKLKGGLKVELSRRQAQDFRERMSL comes from the coding sequence ATGAAAGCCCTCCTGATCGACGACGAGCGCCTCGCGCGCAACGAGCTCCGCCGCCTGCTGGCGGCGCATCCCGACATCGAGATCGTGGGCGAGGCCGTGGATGTGGACGATGCCGCGCAGAAGGTGGCCGAACTCAAGCCCGGCCTGCTGTTCCTCGATGTGCAGATGCCCGGGGCGGACGGCTTCAGCCTGTTGGAACGGCTTGAGCCGCCGCTGCCGGCCGTGATCTTCACGACCGCCTACGACGAGTTTGCCGTGAAGGCCTTTGAGTTCAACGCGCTGGACTACCTGCTCAAGCCCGTGGATCCCAACCGGCTGATCGCCGCGCTGGAGCGGCTGCGGGCCCGCGAAGCCGCCCCCGCCGGCTCGGCCTCACCGTTGTCCGTCTCGCGGCTCACGTTGGAGGACAAGGTCTTCGTGCGCGAGGGCGACCGCTGCTGGTTCGTGCCGGTTAAGAGCATCCGCCTGCTCGAATCCGAGGGCAACTACACGCGCCTGCACTTCGACGACAACAAGCCCCAGCTCTTCCGCTCGCTCACCGCGATGGAGGAGCGGCTCGACCCGCGAAACTTTTTCCGCGCAAACCGCAAGCAGGTCATCAACCTCACCTGGGTCGAGGGCATCGAGCCGTGGTTCAGCGGCGGCCTGCTGGTGAAGCTCAAGGGCGGACTCAAGGTCGAGCTCTCCCGCCGCCAGGCCCAGGATTTCCGCGAACGCATGAGCCTATGA
- a CDS encoding sensor histidine kinase → MTVDPEAKLERAKHRLYVLGQVTGWGSLLGMQLLMQDAVDSASRTSLHDQAVLSMIILQGLLLTHYARPLIRRWGWLQHGWAALLPRVLGLAFVMSLVWTVVGFGYIYGVLGEPWHSDRFTITLGMIASTFNGTLLFCGWFSLYFIYHTFERLRRLQLEQLRLAASAKEAELRALKSQVNPHFLFNSLNSLRALIDEDAPRARESVTRLANMLRYSLQSGQQETVPLEEEIRIVEDYLALEMIRHEDRLRVKWALDDEARVMSVPPMLLQTLVENAVKYGISTRREGGEVTIAAALEGDDLHIRVINPGDLSSPPSPAAAKAGSSTGVGLRNASERLQLLFGDRAKLSLAAEPAGCVTAHVLIPSLKNSFRSVR, encoded by the coding sequence ATGACCGTCGATCCCGAGGCCAAGCTGGAACGCGCCAAGCACCGGCTCTATGTGCTGGGCCAGGTGACCGGCTGGGGGAGCCTGCTCGGCATGCAGCTGCTGATGCAGGATGCCGTGGATTCTGCCAGCCGGACCTCCCTGCACGACCAGGCGGTTCTGAGCATGATCATCCTGCAGGGGCTGCTGTTGACGCACTACGCCCGGCCGTTGATCCGGCGGTGGGGCTGGTTGCAGCACGGCTGGGCGGCACTCTTGCCGCGCGTCCTGGGGCTGGCTTTCGTCATGTCGCTGGTTTGGACGGTGGTCGGATTCGGTTACATTTACGGGGTGCTGGGCGAACCGTGGCACTCGGACCGGTTCACCATCACGCTCGGCATGATCGCCTCGACGTTCAACGGCACCCTGCTGTTTTGCGGCTGGTTCAGCCTCTATTTCATCTACCACACGTTCGAGCGGCTCCGCCGCCTGCAGTTGGAGCAGCTGCGCCTGGCGGCCAGTGCCAAGGAGGCCGAGTTGCGCGCGCTGAAGTCGCAGGTCAACCCGCACTTCCTGTTCAACTCCCTCAACAGCCTGCGGGCGCTCATCGACGAGGACGCCCCGCGGGCCCGGGAGTCGGTCACCCGCCTCGCCAACATGCTCCGCTACTCGCTCCAGTCCGGCCAGCAGGAGACCGTGCCGTTGGAGGAGGAGATCCGTATCGTCGAGGACTACCTCGCCCTTGAGATGATCCGGCACGAGGACCGCCTGCGGGTGAAGTGGGCGCTGGACGACGAGGCGCGGGTGATGTCGGTGCCGCCCATGTTGCTGCAGACCCTGGTGGAGAACGCCGTCAAATACGGCATATCCACCCGGCGCGAAGGCGGGGAAGTCACGATCGCCGCGGCCTTGGAAGGCGACGACCTGCACATTCGCGTGATCAATCCGGGTGATCTTTCCAGCCCGCCCAGCCCGGCCGCGGCCAAGGCCGGATCCTCGACCGGGGTTGGCCTGCGCAACGCTTCCGAACGGCTCCAGCTCCTGTTTGGCGACCGGGCCAAGCTCAGCCTGGCCGCCGAACCGGCGGGTTGCGTGACCGCCCACGTGCTCATTCCCTCCCTCAAGAACTCCTTCCGGTCCGTCCGATGA
- a CDS encoding ribokinase — translation MKARVVIVGSYVQDLSFYVAEFARPGETLPADLRPGAGGKGFNQAVAATQAGVPTLFIGAIGHDAAGAGARDFARQHGVRAEFVVKKKEPTGVASIAINAAGQNQILVALGANLALHIRDVPIRPLTGAEVVVCQAESDMKTAAHVLRTARRQGAVTIFNPAPMHAKVDLAILRHVEVLIPNEAEFVALVNRSPRSGLKNFTTEALLRLAPDRLHALCRTFNVPIVIVTLGARGCFVSQPDVYARVNAHGVDAVDTTGAGDAFVGGFAAGLVKFNKNVFEAAHFANAVAALAVTRHGTASGMPTAREIARFLRRRDHA, via the coding sequence ATGAAGGCACGCGTCGTCATCGTCGGCAGCTACGTCCAAGACCTCTCCTTCTACGTCGCGGAATTTGCCCGGCCCGGCGAGACCCTGCCGGCCGACTTGCGGCCCGGCGCCGGCGGCAAGGGCTTCAACCAGGCGGTTGCCGCGACCCAGGCAGGCGTGCCCACCCTGTTCATCGGCGCCATCGGCCACGACGCGGCCGGCGCGGGCGCCCGGGACTTTGCCCGGCAGCACGGGGTCCGCGCGGAATTCGTGGTGAAGAAAAAAGAGCCCACCGGCGTCGCTTCCATCGCGATCAACGCCGCGGGCCAGAACCAGATCCTGGTGGCGCTCGGCGCCAACCTCGCCCTCCACATCCGCGACGTCCCGATCCGCCCGTTGACCGGCGCGGAAGTCGTCGTCTGCCAGGCCGAGAGCGACATGAAGACCGCCGCGCACGTGCTGCGCACCGCACGGCGCCAGGGCGCGGTCACGATCTTCAACCCCGCACCCATGCACGCGAAAGTGGATCTCGCCATCCTGCGCCACGTCGAGGTGCTCATCCCCAACGAGGCCGAGTTCGTCGCGCTCGTGAACCGCTCGCCCCGCAGCGGCCTGAAGAACTTCACCACCGAGGCCCTCCTCCGCCTCGCCCCCGATCGCCTGCACGCGCTCTGCCGGACCTTCAACGTGCCCATCGTCATCGTCACACTCGGCGCCCGCGGCTGCTTTGTTTCGCAACCCGACGTCTATGCGCGCGTGAATGCCCACGGCGTGGACGCCGTGGACACGACCGGCGCGGGAGATGCCTTCGTCGGCGGTTTCGCGGCCGGGCTCGTGAAGTTCAACAAGAACGTCTTCGAGGCCGCGCACTTCGCCAACGCCGTCGCCGCGCTCGCCGTCACGCGCCACGGCACCGCCAGCGGGATGCCCACGGCGCGCGAGATTGCCCGCTTCCTGCGGCGCCGCGACCATGCGTGA
- a CDS encoding YdeI/OmpD-associated family protein, whose protein sequence is MREFRAKLYKVALVRWVDLPKRSVDALNLPRADIRGGGLGLNAVLRFNDDLDRVTLLPGKRGHYKLAFKTELLRGADVDAGDTIRFTLEPDTASREPELPAELTRAFQNRPQLRVRWLAHSVAIRRQIIRYITDAKTVETQTKRCWIFIERLAETGKLSA, encoded by the coding sequence ATGCGTGAATTCCGCGCGAAGCTCTACAAGGTGGCCCTGGTGCGCTGGGTGGACCTGCCGAAACGCAGCGTGGACGCGCTCAACCTGCCCCGCGCCGACATCAGGGGCGGCGGGCTCGGCCTCAATGCGGTGCTGCGCTTCAACGACGACCTCGACCGCGTGACGCTCCTGCCCGGCAAACGCGGCCACTACAAGCTGGCCTTCAAGACCGAGCTCCTGCGCGGTGCCGACGTGGACGCAGGCGACACCATCCGCTTCACGCTCGAACCCGACACGGCCTCGCGCGAGCCTGAGCTGCCCGCCGAACTCACCCGCGCCTTTCAGAACCGCCCGCAGCTCCGTGTTCGCTGGCTGGCGCACAGCGTCGCCATCCGCCGGCAGATCATCCGCTACATCACCGACGCCAAGACCGTCGAAACGCAGACCAAGCGCTGCTGGATCTTCATCGAGCGTCTCGCCGAGACCGGGAAGTTGAGCGCCTAA